One window of Triticum dicoccoides isolate Atlit2015 ecotype Zavitan chromosome 5A, WEW_v2.0, whole genome shotgun sequence genomic DNA carries:
- the LOC119301882 gene encoding serine/threonine-protein kinase PEPKR2-like, producing the protein MESLPRKRKGARSLAGSLHDASADRKRTCRERKPRPDKKKKKPSDDAATASGRGGVVMTAPPASGRATPDSPGRGLKRKVGCIESATRIGRKKRLEAEYELGDEIGQGKFGSVRICRAKAGGEEFACKALPKNGEETVHREVEIMQHLSGHPGVVTLKAVFEDADKFYLVMELCSGGRLLDEMARDGTFSEQRAALVIKDLMSVVKYCHEMGVIHRDIKPENILLTKTGKMKLADFGLAARVTNGQKLSGVAGSPAYVAPEVLSGSYSEKVDIWGAGVLLHVLLLGSLPFQGGSLEAVFEAIKTVELDFNSGPWESMSVIGRDLISRMLDRDVSSRITADQVLCHPWVLFYTECTLKAVTPDVTNKIVAPKIPWDRIRSHCESSASDSSSQRSEDQDECGIVDALTAAITHVRISEPKRTRLCSPGIPIQQECSSNLKSNLCTAF; encoded by the exons ATGGAGTCGCTGCCGCGGAAGCGCAAGGGCGCGCGCTCCCTCGCCGGCTCCCTCCACGACGCCTCCGCGGACCGCAAGCGCACCTGCCGGGAGCGGAAGCCGCGCCccgacaagaagaaaaagaagccctCCGACGACGCCGCCACCGCCTCCGGCCGGGGCGGCGTGGTCATGACGGCGCCGCCGGCCAGCGGCCGGGCCACCCCGGACAGCCCCGGCCGGGGGCTCAAGCGCAAGGTCGGCTGCATCGAGTCCGCCACGCGCATAGGCCGCAAGAAGCGCCTCGAGGCCGAGTACGAGCTCGGCGACGAGATCGGCCAGGGCAAGTTCGGCTCCGTCCGGATCTGCCGCGCCAAGGCCGGCGGCGAGGAGTTCGCCTGCAAGGCGCTGCCCAAGAACGGCGAGGAGACGGTCCACCGCGAGGTCGAGATCATGCAGCACCTCTCCGGCCACCCCGGCGTCGTCACGCTCAAGGCCGTCTTCGAGGACGCCGACAAGTTCTACCTCGTCATGGAGCTCTGCAGCGGCGGCCGCTTGCTCGACGAGATGGCCAGGGACGGCACCTTCTCCGAGCAGCGGGCCGCCCTTGTCATCAAGGATCTAATGTCGGTCGTCAAGTACTGCCACGAAATGGGCGTCATCCACAGGGACATTAAGCCGGAGAATATTTTGCTCACCAAGACTGGCAAGATGAAACTAGCTGATTTTGGATTGGCAGCACGAGTTACTAACG GTCAGAAATTGTCTGGCGTTGCTGGGAGCCCAGCCTATGTGGCGCCTGAGGTGTTGTCAGGAAGCTATTCTGAGAAAGTAGACATATGGGGTGCTGGGGTGCTCCTCCATGTACTACTGCTTGGTTCACTTCCATTTCAAGGAGGCTCTCTGGAAGCTGTCTTTGAAGCTATAAAGACAGTTGAGCTTGATTTCAACAGCGGTCCATGGGAATCAATGTCAGTTATTGGACGGGATCTTATAAGTCGAATGTTGGATCGAGATGTCTCTTCTAGAATAACTGCTGATCAAGTTCTTT GTCATCCATGGGTGTTGTTCTACACGGAATGTACCCTGAAGGCTGTAACTCCTGATGTCACTAACAAGATTGTAGCACCCAAAATTCCATGGGACAGAATTAGATCACATTGTGAGTCGTCAGCTTCAGATTCGTCGAGCCAGAGGTCGGAGGACCAGGATGAATGTGGCATTGTCGACGCACTGACAGCGGCAATAACACATGTTAGAATATCGGAGCCGAAAAGGACCCGGCTTTGCAGCCCCGGCATTCCCATACAGCAGGAGTGCTCCTCAAACTTGAAGAGCAACCTGTGCACGGCGTTCTGA